One Paracidovorax avenae ATCC 19860 genomic region harbors:
- a CDS encoding MFS transporter encodes MTSIHPTHNSAGMAPAAPGGTAQPAEVPAALVLLLATTAGVSVASLYYSQPMLGVLGPDIHADGRSVGLVPTLTQLGYALGILLLAPLGDRYDRRRIILAKAAMLAAALLASAAAPGIAALLAASLAIGLSATLAQDVVPAAATVAAPHARGKVVGTVMTGLLLGILLSRVVSGLGAAAFGWRTVYGAAAAAVALLGVAAWRWLPRFAPTTHLGYGALLASMAGLWRSQRPLRRAALAQGLLSVAFSAFWSTLAVMLHSEFHWGSAAAGAFGLAGAAGALAAPLAGRLADRRGPGLVTQLGSGLALVSFASLLAAHWLPGWAQLGLLVASAIGFDFGIQAALVAHQTLVYGLEPAARSRLNALLFTGVFIGMATGSALGALAMARWGWSGVAVLATLACAAALAVRMGDAHGRAARA; translated from the coding sequence ATGACTTCCATTCATCCCACGCATAACTCTGCCGGCATGGCCCCTGCAGCCCCCGGCGGCACCGCGCAACCCGCCGAGGTACCGGCGGCATTGGTCCTGCTGCTGGCCACTACCGCCGGCGTGAGCGTGGCCTCGCTCTACTACAGCCAGCCGATGCTCGGCGTGCTGGGCCCGGACATCCATGCGGACGGGCGCTCCGTCGGCCTCGTGCCCACCCTCACACAACTGGGCTATGCGCTCGGCATCCTGTTGCTCGCCCCGCTGGGCGACCGGTACGACCGGCGCCGCATCATCCTGGCCAAGGCGGCCATGCTCGCCGCGGCGCTGCTGGCCAGCGCCGCGGCCCCCGGCATCGCCGCGCTGCTGGCCGCCAGCCTCGCCATCGGCCTGTCCGCCACCCTCGCGCAGGACGTGGTCCCGGCCGCGGCCACCGTGGCGGCCCCGCATGCGCGCGGCAAGGTGGTGGGCACGGTGATGACCGGCCTGCTGCTGGGCATCCTGCTGTCGCGGGTGGTGAGCGGCCTGGGCGCGGCAGCGTTCGGCTGGCGCACCGTGTACGGTGCAGCGGCTGCTGCTGTCGCATTGCTGGGCGTGGCCGCCTGGCGCTGGCTGCCGCGCTTCGCGCCCACCACCCACCTGGGCTATGGCGCGCTGCTCGCCTCCATGGCCGGGCTGTGGCGGTCGCAGCGCCCGCTGCGCCGCGCGGCACTCGCGCAGGGGTTGCTGTCGGTCGCGTTCAGCGCTTTCTGGTCCACGCTCGCCGTGATGCTGCACAGCGAGTTCCATTGGGGCAGTGCGGCGGCGGGTGCCTTCGGCCTTGCCGGAGCGGCCGGCGCGCTCGCCGCGCCCCTGGCCGGCCGGCTGGCCGACCGCCGCGGGCCCGGCCTGGTCACGCAACTGGGATCGGGGCTGGCCCTGGTGTCGTTCGCCTCGCTGCTGGCCGCGCACTGGCTCCCCGGCTGGGCACAGCTCGGCCTGCTGGTGGCCAGTGCCATCGGTTTCGACTTCGGCATCCAGGCGGCGCTGGTGGCCCACCAGACCCTCGTCTATGGCCTGGAGCCCGCCGCGCGCAGCCGCCTGAATGCCCTGCTGTTCACCGGCGTGTTCATCGGCATGGCCACGGGTTCCGCGCTCGGTGCGCTGGCCATGGCCCGCTGGGGCTGGTCCGGCGTGGCCGTGCTGGCCACGCTGGCCTGTGCGGCAGCGCTGGCCGTGCGCATGGGCGATGCGCACGGTCGGGCCGCCCGGGCCTGA
- a CDS encoding LysR family transcriptional regulator yields MTNPSLLLNGADRIELLQTFVRIVDSGSLSAAARQLGTTQPTVSRRLQALERGMGLRLLQRSTHGMKLTEDGERCFTHARELLAQWQAMESDLRGAHDTPRGLLRVQAPHAFGQDQLIAPLAAFLRRYPEVSVEWLLHDRQPDFIAEGIDCAIQVGPVRDPSVVATQVAEVPRIVVASPGLLEAHGGAPPHPQGLGALPWLALRTYYLREVELHPEAGDASTPTSAAKPDGTAGPQAIAIRPRMATDSLHALRNAALAGLGAALVSAWVVQDDLRAGRLVHVVPGWTAAPLPVHLVYPPTRHPPARLRVFLEAMREAIPSIAGMQARRVAPSSPSLRPRR; encoded by the coding sequence ATGACAAATCCGTCCCTGCTCCTGAACGGTGCCGACCGCATCGAGTTGCTGCAGACCTTCGTCCGCATCGTGGACAGCGGCAGCCTGTCCGCGGCGGCGCGGCAGCTCGGCACCACCCAGCCCACCGTCAGCCGGCGCCTGCAGGCGCTGGAGCGCGGCATGGGCCTGCGGCTGCTGCAGCGCTCCACCCACGGCATGAAGCTCACGGAAGATGGCGAGCGCTGCTTCACCCACGCCAGGGAACTGCTGGCGCAGTGGCAGGCCATGGAGTCGGACCTGCGCGGCGCGCACGACACGCCCCGGGGCCTGCTGCGCGTGCAGGCGCCGCATGCCTTCGGGCAGGACCAGTTGATCGCGCCGCTGGCGGCTTTCCTGCGCCGGTACCCCGAGGTCTCGGTCGAATGGCTGCTGCACGACCGCCAGCCGGATTTCATCGCCGAAGGCATCGACTGCGCGATCCAGGTGGGGCCGGTGCGGGATCCGTCCGTCGTCGCCACGCAAGTGGCCGAGGTGCCCCGCATCGTGGTGGCCTCGCCAGGCCTGCTGGAGGCGCACGGCGGCGCCCCGCCGCACCCGCAGGGCCTGGGCGCCCTGCCCTGGCTGGCCCTGCGCACCTATTACCTGCGCGAGGTGGAACTGCATCCGGAGGCGGGCGACGCCTCCACGCCGACCTCCGCGGCGAAGCCGGACGGTACCGCCGGGCCGCAGGCCATCGCCATCCGCCCGAGGATGGCCACCGACAGCCTCCATGCGCTGCGCAACGCGGCACTGGCGGGCCTGGGCGCGGCCCTGGTGTCGGCCTGGGTGGTGCAGGACGACCTGCGCGCGGGCCGGCTGGTCCACGTCGTGCCGGGCTGGACGGCCGCCCCCCTGCCCGTGCATCTGGTCTATCCGCCCACCCGCCACCCGCCGGCGCGCCTGCGCGTCTTCCTGGAGGCGATGCGCGAAGCGATTCCGTCGATCGCCGGCATGCAGGCGCGGCGCGTGGCACCATCCAGCCCATCCTTGCGGCCACGACGATGA
- a CDS encoding efflux transporter outer membrane subunit yields the protein MRILAMMPFLALLSACTLAPPLERPAPPVPAVFPDYGGRAGAAAASPPPGTAVRPDVAASDLGWRDMFEDPRLQQLIAAALEHNRDLRLAALQAEAVQAQYRIQRSARWPEVALDASASRERGARAGTGSDPAGGAGAAVSGQAALSVGVSAFELDLFGRVRSLSDAALARYLASEHGHRAARIALVGAVADAYFAQRLAQEQLRLTGHTLADWRQSLELARLLRQAGQNSGLDVVQAEGQVASAEADLEARQRALDQADNALRLLLGSDPPAGLPDPMPLEARPVAARLPAGLPSGLLLARPDLLQAEQALVAAHADVGAARAAFFPRIALTASVGRASDSLGGLFDAGWGTWRFAPQITQPLFDRGRLRGELRLAQVRRSEAVAQYERAIQVAFREVADALAGAATYGRQVDAQARTVASATRRVELSELRYRAGTEGRLELLDARRQQYAAQQALLDLRRAELGNAVALYKALGGGLAEQREQ from the coding sequence ATGCGTATCCTTGCGATGATGCCCTTCCTGGCGCTGCTGTCCGCCTGCACGCTGGCTCCTCCGCTGGAGCGGCCGGCTCCCCCGGTGCCCGCTGTATTCCCCGACTACGGCGGCCGTGCTGGCGCCGCCGCCGCCTCGCCCCCGCCGGGCACCGCCGTGCGTCCGGATGTCGCCGCGTCCGACCTGGGCTGGCGCGACATGTTCGAAGACCCGCGGCTGCAGCAACTGATCGCGGCCGCGCTGGAGCACAACCGCGACCTGCGGCTGGCGGCGCTGCAGGCCGAAGCCGTGCAGGCGCAGTACCGCATCCAGCGCTCCGCGCGCTGGCCCGAGGTGGCGCTGGACGCCTCCGCGTCGCGCGAGCGCGGGGCACGCGCCGGCACCGGATCCGACCCAGCCGGGGGCGCCGGTGCGGCCGTCTCCGGGCAGGCGGCCCTGAGCGTGGGCGTGAGCGCGTTCGAGCTGGACCTGTTCGGCCGCGTGCGGTCACTGTCCGATGCGGCGCTGGCGCGGTACCTGGCCAGCGAGCACGGCCACCGCGCCGCGCGGATCGCCCTGGTCGGCGCGGTGGCGGACGCGTACTTCGCCCAGCGGCTGGCGCAGGAGCAGCTCCGGCTCACTGGGCACACCCTCGCCGACTGGCGGCAGTCGCTGGAATTGGCGCGGCTGTTGCGGCAGGCCGGGCAGAACAGCGGGCTGGACGTGGTGCAGGCCGAAGGGCAGGTCGCCTCCGCGGAGGCCGACCTGGAGGCCCGCCAGCGGGCGCTCGACCAGGCGGACAACGCCCTGCGGCTGCTGCTGGGCTCCGATCCTCCGGCAGGCCTGCCGGATCCGATGCCGCTGGAGGCGCGGCCCGTCGCGGCCCGTCTTCCGGCGGGGCTGCCCTCCGGGCTGTTGCTGGCGCGGCCGGACCTGCTGCAGGCCGAACAGGCGCTGGTTGCCGCGCATGCCGATGTCGGCGCGGCGCGGGCGGCGTTCTTCCCGCGGATCGCGCTCACCGCGTCCGTCGGCCGCGCCAGCGATTCGCTGGGCGGCCTGTTCGATGCGGGCTGGGGCACCTGGCGCTTCGCGCCGCAGATCACCCAGCCGCTGTTCGACCGGGGGCGCCTGCGCGGCGAACTGCGCCTGGCACAAGTGCGGCGCTCCGAGGCGGTGGCGCAGTACGAGCGGGCGATCCAGGTCGCCTTCCGCGAAGTGGCCGATGCGCTCGCGGGAGCGGCCACCTACGGCCGGCAGGTCGACGCCCAGGCGCGCACGGTGGCCAGTGCCACCCGGCGCGTGGAACTGTCGGAACTGCGCTACCGGGCGGGCACGGAAGGGCGGCTGGAGCTGCTCGACGCCCGGCGCCAGCAGTACGCCGCGCAGCAGGCGCTGCTGGACCTGCGCCGCGCGGAGCTCGGCAATGCCGTGGCGCTCTACAAGGCGCTGGGCGGTGGGTTGGCCGAGCAACGCGAGCAGTGA
- a CDS encoding multidrug efflux RND transporter permease subunit gives MPQFFIRRPVFAWVIALFIVLFGAIAIPQLPIARYPAVAPPAVSLFASYPGATPQTLNDSVVSLIERELSGVKNLLYFESSVDTSGSAQITATFKPGTNPELAQVDVQNRIKAVEPRLPQAVRQSGLQVESASSGFLMLIGMTSRDGRYDEVGLNDYMARNIVQELRRIDGVGRVQLFGAEQAMRVWVDPARLLSYGLAMGDVTQAIEQQNAQVAPGRVGDAPTLPGQRVTVPLTVQGQLSTPEQFAAIVLKAGTDGSKVVLGDVARVELGAQSYAFANRENGRVATSAAIQLSPGANAVRTAQAVQDRLAELARTMPAGMEVSVPFNTAPFVKISIEKVLHTLAEAMVLVFAVMFLFLQNVRYTLIPAIVAPIALLGTFTVMLVAGFSINVLTMFGMVLAIGIIVDDAIVVVENVERLMAAEGLSPRDATVRAMREITGAVVGITLVLTAVFIPMAFATGSVGVIYRQFTLSMAVSILFSAFLALTLTPALCATLLRPVAAGHHERRGFFGAFNRGFERLSQGYAARVARLAGRSGRMMVAFALVCAVLVLAARQLPSSFLPEEDQGYFMTSIQLPTGATSERTLDVVKAFESHVASRPGLASNLVIQGFSFSGSGPNAAMAFTMLKDWSQRGGASARDESERAQEAMRHTPEGTVMSLLPPAIDELGTSSGFTMFLQDRAGRGAEALAAAQARLMELAAQSPLLRNVYPDGLPPGGSVRLDIDRRKAEAMGLSFNAISTTLSAAMGSAYVNDFPNAGRMQQVIVQADAPARMQLGDVLKLRVRNAAGGLVPLGEVATPVWTESPQQMMRFQGFTAARIAGGAAPGVSSGAAMAEMERLVAQLPLGFAAAWTGQSLQERQSAAQAPLLMALSALVVFLVLAALYESWSIPLAVMLVVPLGLVGAVAAVMLRGMPNDVFFKVGMITIIGLSAKNAILIVEFARQLHSEGRGLLDAAVTAARLRLRPILMTSLAFALGVVPLMLASGASAETQHAIGTGVFGGMVSGTLLAVFFVPVFFVFVMGLQERVAAWRARRNPPEALPAPAGAPGAPTTGGQ, from the coding sequence ATGCCCCAGTTCTTCATTCGCCGCCCGGTATTCGCCTGGGTGATTGCCCTGTTCATCGTGCTGTTCGGCGCCATCGCCATTCCGCAGTTGCCGATCGCGCGCTACCCGGCGGTGGCGCCGCCGGCCGTGAGCCTGTTCGCGTCCTATCCGGGCGCCACGCCCCAGACCCTGAACGATTCCGTGGTGAGCCTGATCGAGCGCGAGCTTTCGGGCGTCAAGAACCTGCTGTACTTCGAGTCCTCGGTCGATACCTCGGGCTCGGCGCAGATCACCGCCACCTTCAAGCCGGGCACCAACCCGGAACTGGCGCAGGTGGACGTGCAGAACCGCATCAAGGCCGTGGAACCGCGCCTGCCGCAGGCCGTGCGCCAGAGCGGCCTGCAGGTGGAATCCGCCTCGTCGGGTTTCCTGATGCTGATCGGCATGACCTCGCGCGACGGCCGCTACGACGAGGTGGGGCTCAACGACTACATGGCCCGCAACATCGTGCAGGAACTGCGCCGCATCGACGGCGTGGGGCGCGTGCAATTGTTCGGCGCCGAGCAGGCGATGCGGGTCTGGGTGGATCCGGCCCGGCTGCTGTCCTACGGCCTGGCGATGGGCGACGTCACCCAGGCGATCGAGCAGCAGAACGCGCAGGTCGCTCCCGGGCGCGTCGGCGATGCGCCGACGCTGCCGGGCCAGCGCGTTACCGTGCCGCTCACGGTGCAGGGCCAGCTGTCCACGCCGGAACAGTTCGCGGCGATCGTGCTCAAGGCCGGCACCGACGGCTCGAAGGTGGTGCTGGGCGACGTCGCCCGGGTGGAGCTGGGCGCGCAGTCGTATGCCTTCGCCAACCGAGAGAACGGGCGGGTGGCCACCAGTGCCGCCATCCAGCTCTCGCCCGGGGCGAACGCGGTGCGCACCGCGCAGGCCGTGCAGGACCGGCTGGCTGAACTGGCGCGCACCATGCCCGCGGGCATGGAGGTTTCTGTTCCGTTCAATACCGCGCCCTTCGTGAAGATCTCCATCGAGAAGGTGCTCCACACACTGGCGGAAGCCATGGTGCTGGTGTTCGCGGTGATGTTCCTGTTCCTGCAGAACGTCCGCTACACGCTGATCCCGGCCATCGTGGCGCCCATCGCGCTGCTGGGCACGTTCACCGTGATGCTGGTGGCCGGGTTCTCGATCAACGTGCTGACCATGTTCGGCATGGTGCTGGCCATCGGCATCATCGTGGATGACGCCATCGTGGTGGTGGAGAACGTCGAACGGCTGATGGCCGCGGAGGGCCTGTCGCCCCGGGACGCGACAGTCCGGGCCATGCGGGAGATCACCGGGGCGGTGGTCGGCATCACCCTGGTGCTCACGGCCGTGTTCATCCCCATGGCCTTCGCCACCGGATCGGTGGGCGTCATCTACCGGCAGTTCACGCTGTCGATGGCCGTGTCCATCCTGTTCTCGGCCTTCCTGGCGCTGACGCTCACGCCCGCGCTCTGCGCCACGCTGCTGCGGCCGGTCGCTGCCGGCCACCATGAGCGGCGCGGCTTCTTCGGTGCCTTCAACCGTGGTTTCGAGCGCCTGTCGCAGGGCTATGCAGCCCGCGTGGCGCGCCTGGCGGGGCGCAGCGGCCGCATGATGGTCGCCTTCGCACTGGTCTGCGCGGTGCTGGTGCTGGCGGCGCGCCAGCTGCCCTCGTCCTTCCTGCCCGAGGAGGACCAGGGCTACTTCATGACCTCCATCCAGTTGCCCACTGGCGCCACCAGCGAGCGCACGCTGGACGTGGTCAAGGCTTTCGAGTCGCACGTGGCCTCCCGCCCGGGCCTGGCGTCCAACCTGGTGATCCAGGGGTTCAGCTTCTCGGGTTCGGGGCCGAATGCCGCGATGGCGTTCACCATGCTCAAGGACTGGAGCCAGCGCGGCGGCGCCAGCGCGCGCGATGAGTCGGAGCGGGCCCAGGAGGCGATGCGCCACACGCCGGAAGGCACGGTGATGAGCCTGCTGCCGCCCGCCATCGACGAGCTGGGAACCTCGTCGGGCTTCACGATGTTCCTGCAGGACCGCGCCGGCCGCGGGGCGGAGGCCCTGGCGGCCGCGCAGGCCCGGCTGATGGAGCTGGCGGCGCAGAGCCCGCTGCTGCGCAACGTCTATCCCGACGGCCTGCCGCCGGGGGGCAGCGTGCGCCTGGACATCGACCGGCGCAAGGCCGAGGCCATGGGCCTGTCGTTCAATGCGATCAGCACCACGCTCTCGGCGGCGATGGGCTCGGCCTACGTCAACGATTTCCCGAATGCCGGGCGCATGCAGCAGGTGATCGTGCAGGCCGACGCCCCCGCGCGCATGCAACTGGGCGACGTGCTGAAGCTGCGCGTGCGCAATGCCGCGGGCGGCCTCGTGCCGCTGGGCGAGGTGGCCACGCCGGTTTGGACCGAATCACCCCAGCAGATGATGCGCTTCCAGGGCTTCACCGCCGCGCGCATCGCCGGGGGCGCGGCGCCGGGCGTCTCCAGCGGTGCGGCCATGGCGGAGATGGAGCGCCTGGTGGCGCAACTGCCCCTGGGCTTCGCCGCGGCATGGACGGGCCAGTCGCTGCAGGAGCGCCAGTCGGCCGCGCAAGCGCCGCTGCTCATGGCGCTGTCGGCCCTGGTGGTCTTCCTGGTGCTGGCGGCGCTCTACGAGAGCTGGTCCATCCCGCTGGCGGTGATGCTGGTGGTGCCGCTCGGTCTGGTCGGGGCAGTGGCGGCGGTCATGCTGCGCGGCATGCCCAACGACGTGTTCTTCAAGGTCGGCATGATCACCATCATCGGCCTGTCGGCCAAGAACGCGATCCTGATCGTGGAGTTCGCCCGGCAGTTGCACTCGGAAGGGCGCGGGCTGCTCGATGCGGCGGTCACCGCGGCCCGGCTGCGGCTGCGGCCGATCCTGATGACCTCGCTGGCCTTCGCGCTGGGCGTGGTGCCGCTGATGCTCGCTTCGGGCGCCAGCGCCGAGACGCAGCACGCCATCGGCACCGGCGTGTTCGGCGGCATGGTGAGCGGCACGCTGCTGGCGGTGTTCTTCGTGCCGGTGTTCTTCGTCTTCGTGATGGGGTTGCAGGAGCGGGTGGCCGCGTGGCGCGCGCGCCGCAACCCGCCGGAGGCCCTTCCGGCACCGGCCGGTGCACCCGGTGCTCCCACCACGGGAGGGCAGTGA
- a CDS encoding efflux RND transporter periplasmic adaptor subunit → MHTPRRRQAAMMAAALVLAGCGTDEAQDAPAPPAQVSVATLVPGDLVVADDLPGRVAAVRTAEIRPQVGGIVQRRLFEQGAEIRQGAPLFRINPAPFQADADLAEAALQRAQAAWARARLQAGRLEPLVQADAVSRQAYDDAVSQRDQAAAEVAQARATLARRRLDLRFATVEAPIAGRVDQALVTEGALVSPTDASPMARIHQIGQVYVDVRQPASALDGLRAAAGPEGGVQEAAVQILRGDGEPFGMQGRMLFSGITVDAGTGEVLLRILVDNPQRRLLPGMFVQARVPRAAYARALTVPQQAVVRTGGQASVWVVDAQRRAHAVPVQLGELVDRRYRIAAGLQEGQQVVVVGAERLTGGAEVQPRNWAVPGAAAASASVPASSPAPAASR, encoded by the coding sequence ATGCACACCCCCCGACGGCGGCAGGCCGCGATGATGGCGGCGGCGCTGGTATTGGCGGGCTGCGGCACCGACGAGGCGCAGGACGCCCCCGCGCCGCCGGCGCAGGTGTCCGTGGCCACGCTGGTGCCCGGCGATCTCGTGGTGGCCGACGACCTGCCCGGCCGCGTGGCCGCGGTGCGCACGGCGGAGATCCGGCCGCAGGTCGGGGGCATCGTGCAGCGCCGGCTGTTCGAGCAGGGCGCGGAGATCCGGCAGGGCGCACCGCTCTTCCGGATCAACCCCGCGCCGTTCCAGGCCGATGCCGACCTGGCGGAGGCGGCGCTGCAGCGCGCGCAGGCGGCCTGGGCCCGGGCGCGCCTGCAGGCCGGACGGCTGGAGCCGCTGGTGCAGGCCGATGCCGTGAGCCGGCAGGCCTACGACGACGCGGTCTCGCAGCGCGACCAGGCCGCAGCCGAGGTGGCGCAGGCCCGCGCCACGCTCGCGCGCCGGCGGCTGGACCTGCGGTTCGCGACGGTGGAGGCGCCGATCGCGGGGCGGGTGGACCAGGCGCTGGTGACGGAAGGCGCGCTGGTCTCGCCCACCGATGCCTCGCCCATGGCGCGCATCCACCAGATCGGGCAGGTGTACGTGGACGTGCGCCAGCCGGCGTCGGCGCTGGACGGCCTGCGGGCGGCGGCGGGGCCGGAGGGCGGTGTGCAGGAGGCCGCGGTGCAGATCCTGCGCGGTGACGGCGAACCCTTCGGGATGCAGGGGCGCATGCTGTTTTCCGGCATCACGGTGGATGCCGGCACCGGCGAGGTGCTGCTGCGCATCCTGGTAGACAACCCGCAGCGGCGCCTGCTGCCCGGCATGTTCGTGCAGGCGCGCGTGCCGCGGGCGGCCTATGCCCGGGCGCTCACGGTGCCGCAGCAGGCGGTGGTGCGCACGGGCGGTCAGGCCAGCGTCTGGGTGGTCGATGCACAGCGGCGCGCGCATGCGGTGCCGGTGCAGCTGGGTGAACTGGTGGACCGGCGCTACCGCATCGCGGCCGGGCTGCAGGAAGGGCAGCAGGTGGTGGTGGTGGGTGCGGAGCGCCTGACCGGCGGCGCGGAAGTGCAGCCGCGCAACTGGGCGGTGCCCGGCGCGGCAGCCGCATCCGCGAGTGTACCCGCATCGTCCCCCGCGCCCGCGGCCAGCCGCTGA
- a CDS encoding response regulator, protein MEPENLGRVRCVSIPPHRIFRESASQALVLIAEDEPEIAEILAAYLARDGLQTVHAPDGQAALAMHQALKPDLVLLDVQMPRVDGWKVLSEIRHRGDTPVVMLTAMDQDIDKLMGLRIGADDYVVKPFNAAEVVARVQAVLRRSRGAGGGANAQAVLRAGIFQIDPETHEASVHLDGQRHLLDLTLTEFKLLACLMRSPRRVFTRLELLEACLPEGDTLERTVDSHISKLRKKLEPLGVEGLPVSVRGVGYRLGSGE, encoded by the coding sequence ATGGAGCCGGAAAATCTCGGTAGAGTGCGCTGCGTGTCGATCCCACCCCACCGCATCTTCCGGGAATCCGCGTCCCAGGCGCTCGTGCTCATCGCGGAGGACGAACCCGAAATCGCCGAGATCCTCGCCGCCTACCTGGCACGCGACGGCCTGCAGACCGTGCATGCGCCGGACGGCCAGGCCGCGCTCGCGATGCACCAGGCACTCAAGCCCGACCTCGTCCTGCTCGACGTGCAGATGCCCCGCGTGGACGGCTGGAAGGTGCTCAGCGAAATCCGCCACCGCGGCGACACGCCCGTGGTCATGCTGACGGCCATGGACCAGGACATCGACAAGCTCATGGGCCTGCGCATCGGCGCGGACGACTACGTGGTCAAGCCCTTCAACGCCGCCGAGGTCGTGGCCCGCGTGCAGGCAGTGCTGCGCCGCAGCCGTGGCGCCGGGGGCGGCGCGAACGCCCAGGCGGTGCTGCGCGCCGGCATCTTCCAGATCGACCCCGAGACCCACGAGGCCAGCGTGCACCTGGACGGGCAGCGCCACCTGCTGGACCTGACGCTCACCGAATTCAAGCTGCTCGCCTGCCTCATGCGCTCGCCCCGCCGCGTCTTCACCCGGCTCGAACTGCTGGAAGCCTGCCTGCCCGAGGGCGACACCCTGGAGCGCACGGTGGACAGCCACATCAGCAAGCTGCGCAAGAAGCTGGAGCCGCTGGGCGTGGAGGGCCTTCCCGTCAGCGTGCGCGGCGTGGGCTATCGCCTCGGGAGCGGCGAATGA
- a CDS encoding ATP-binding protein, whose amino-acid sequence MSSSPGLRRQVMLSLGVMALGIILISMIGSYGFYAVLMAYSPSSISETWVPSRVELAWMLATLLAALAIAIAVAVRLSRRILTPLNAVAESLRKVAQGDLQARAATDDHSMGETAQLVRDFNAMAERLQAMEKQRTFWNAAIAHELRTPVTILHGRLQGLTEGVFEPRPELFQGLLRHVQGLSRLIEDLRMLGLRDSGHLELEQMQADLAQEVASVVHAFGPDLHARGFTVQADIAAPCTVTCDPVRIRQALIALLENVRKHADPGLVRIHARVADGQCHLGVEDEGPGMTDELAAQVFEAFHRGDPTRPQQAGGSGLGLAVVKAIAEAHGGHATCQAAPGGGSVLSLHWPT is encoded by the coding sequence ATGAGCAGTTCTCCCGGCCTGCGCCGGCAGGTGATGCTGTCGCTGGGTGTCATGGCACTGGGCATCATCCTGATCTCGATGATCGGCTCGTACGGCTTCTACGCCGTGCTCATGGCCTATTCGCCGTCCAGCATTTCCGAGACCTGGGTGCCGTCGCGGGTGGAACTGGCCTGGATGCTGGCCACCCTGCTCGCCGCGCTGGCCATCGCCATCGCCGTCGCCGTGCGGCTCTCGCGCCGCATCCTCACGCCGCTGAACGCGGTGGCCGAGAGCCTGCGCAAGGTGGCCCAGGGCGACCTGCAGGCCCGCGCCGCCACGGACGACCACTCCATGGGCGAGACCGCCCAGCTGGTGCGCGACTTCAACGCCATGGCCGAACGCCTGCAGGCCATGGAGAAGCAGCGCACCTTCTGGAACGCCGCCATCGCCCACGAACTGCGCACCCCCGTCACCATCCTGCACGGGCGCCTGCAGGGACTGACGGAAGGCGTGTTCGAGCCGCGGCCCGAACTGTTCCAGGGCCTGCTGCGGCACGTGCAGGGCCTGAGCAGGCTGATCGAAGACCTGCGCATGCTGGGCCTGCGCGACAGCGGGCACCTGGAGCTGGAGCAGATGCAGGCGGACCTCGCGCAGGAAGTCGCCTCCGTCGTGCATGCCTTCGGGCCCGACCTGCATGCGCGCGGCTTCACCGTGCAGGCCGACATCGCAGCGCCCTGCACCGTGACCTGCGACCCGGTGCGCATCCGCCAGGCCCTGATCGCCCTGCTGGAGAACGTGCGCAAGCATGCCGACCCGGGCCTGGTGCGCATCCACGCCCGCGTGGCGGACGGCCAGTGCCACCTCGGCGTGGAGGACGAGGGCCCGGGCATGACCGATGAACTCGCCGCCCAGGTCTTCGAGGCCTTCCACCGCGGGGACCCCACCCGCCCGCAGCAGGCCGGCGGCAGCGGCCTGGGCCTGGCCGTGGTCAAGGCCATCGCGGAGGCCCATGGCGGCCACGCCACCTGCCAGGCCGCGCCCGGCGGAGGCTCCGTGCTCTCCCTGCACTGGCCCACGTGA